Proteins from a genomic interval of Gossypium hirsutum isolate 1008001.06 chromosome A09, Gossypium_hirsutum_v2.1, whole genome shotgun sequence:
- the LOC107939613 gene encoding zinc finger protein CONSTANS-LIKE 16 has product MISDKRAANAMGGKTARACDGCLRKRARWYCSADDAFLCQGCDTSVHSANQLASRHTRVRLETASSRFNASVINNSATDQDALPAWHQGFTRKARTPRQNRSIQGQQKSEGKVWDLNPLVPEVGCEDGSAEETEDQLLCRVPVFDPFSAELRDMANENGNLVVDGFEDEGTCQLDDGLHGFLPSDLDLAQFAADVESLLGDGLDENNTCNHTKGTELMDCKQEDESNAFQERKIKDEEEEEEGIITACCFDSDFDVTRSSYESPTIGDQEEEEKVVPVAEAPIMDGEIKAEKKRSMLLRLDYESVITAWATQGSPWTSGTRPEFNPDDFMGSNPNEGIGGICSQGKRNITDGEREARVSRYREKRRTRLFSKKIRYQVRKLNAEKRPRIKGRFVKRASFVGGDCFSYYIK; this is encoded by the exons ATGATCTCCGACAAGAGAGCAGCGAATGCCATGGGAGGCAAGACTGCTAGAGCCTGCGATGGCTGTCTACGAAAGCGTGCTCGTTGGTATTGTTCAGCTGATGATGCCTTCCTTTGCCAAGGTTGCGATACATCAGTCCACTCCGCTAACCAGTTAGCCAGTAGACATACAAGGGTTAGGCTTGAAACTGCATCTTCCAGGTTCAATGCTTCTGTTATCAACAACAGTGCTACTGATCAAGATGCTCTGCCAGCATGGCACCAAGGTTTCACTCGAAAGGCAAGAACACCAAGGCAAAACAGGTCCATACAGGGGCAACAAAAAAGTGAGGGAAAAGTATGGGATTTGAACCCTCTTGTTCCTGAGGTTGGTTGTGAAGACGGGTCAGCTGAAGAGACTGAAGACCAGCTGCTTTGCAGAGTCCCTGTATTCGATCCTTTTTCTGCTGAATTACGTGATATGGCAAATGAAAACGGGAATCTAGTAGTTGATGGTTTTGAAGATGAAGGAACATGCCAGTTGGATGATGGTTTACATGGTTTTTTACCTTCAGATTTGGATCTTGCCCAGTTTGCTGCTGATGTTGAGAGCTTACTAGGAGATGGACTAGATGAGAATAATACTTGTAATCACACCAAAGGAACTGAATTGATGGACTGCAAACAGGAAGATGAAAGTAATGCTTTTCAAGAACGcaaaataaaagatgaagaagaagaagaggaaggtATTATAACGGCTTGTTGCTTTGATTCAGATTTTGATGTAACAAGATCATCTTATGAGTCACCAACGATTGGTGATCAAGAGGAGGAAGAGAAGGTGGTTCCAGTGGCGGAGGCACCAATAATGGATGGTGAAATTAAGGCAGAAAAGAAGAGGAGCATGCTGCTGAGGCTGGATTATGAGTCAGTCATCACTGCTTGGGCCACCCAAGGCTCTCCCTGGACATCAGGAACCCGACCTGAATTCAACCCCGATGATTTCATG GGCTCAAACCCTAACGAGGGCATAGGGGGTATATGCAGCCAGGGAAAAAGGAACATTACAGACGGAGAAAGAGAAGCAAGGGTATCAAGGTACAGAGAGAAACGAAGAACCAGACTGTTTTCGAAGAAGATAAGGTACCAAGTGAGGAAGCTGAATGCTGAGAAAAGGCCTAGAATCAAAGGCAGGTTCGTTAAGAGAGCGTCCTTTGTGGGTGGGGACTGTTTTTCCTATTATATCAAATAA